A window of the Equus asinus isolate D_3611 breed Donkey chromosome 20, EquAss-T2T_v2, whole genome shotgun sequence genome harbors these coding sequences:
- the TRIM21 gene encoding E3 ubiquitin-protein ligase TRIM21 isoform X2, producing MASAMPLEMMWEEVTCPICLDPTVEPMSIECGHSFCHECISEVGKNVGSTCPVCRHNFMLRNLRPNRQLANMVDSLRKISQSAKEGTQGERCEVHGERLHLYCEEDGKVLCLVCSQSRKHRDHSTVPIEEAAQEYQRKVEMHKLRIHAEFMQQKNFLAEEEQRQLQKLEKDEREQLRVLGETEAKLAQQSQALQELISELERRSRGSALELLQEVKSVLERSESWDLKKLDIASPELRTVCCVPGLKRMLRSYGVHITLDSHTANPWLVLSKDRRNVRLGNTQEKMPENEERFDTYPMVLGAQHFHSGKFYWEVDVTGKEAWDLGVCRDSVQRKGHFVLSPENGFWAIWLWNKQKYEAGTYPQTPLHLQVPPCQVGIFLDYEAATVSFYNITDHGSLIYTFSECAFTGSLRPFFNPGFNDGGKNAAPLTLCPLRLDW from the exons ATGGCCTCTGCAATGCCTTTGGAAATGATGTGGGAGGAGGTCACGTGCCCTATCTGCCTGGATCCCACAGTGGAGCCTATGAGCATTGAATGTGGCCACAGCTTCTGCCACGAATGCATCTCTGAGGTCGGGAAAAATGTGGGCAGCACCTGTCCTGTGTGCCGGCACAACTTCATGCTCAGGAACCTCCGGCCCAATCGGCAGCTAGCCAACATGGTGGACAGCCTTAGAAAAATCAGCCAGAGTGCCAAGGAGGGCACACAGGGGGAGAGGTGTGAGGTGCATGGGGAGAGACTTCACCTATActgtgaggaagatgggaaggtCCTTTGCTTGGTGTGTTCCCAGTCCCGGAAACACCGTGACCACTCCACGGTTCCTATTGAGGAGGCTGCTCAGGAGTACCAG AGGAAGGTTGAGATGCACAAACTGAGGATTCACGCAGAGTTTATGCAGCAGAAAAACTTCCTGGCGGAAGAGGAACAAAGGCAATTGCAGAAACTGGAGAAGGATGAGAGGGAACAGCTGAGAGTCCTTGGGGAGACGGAGGCCAAGCTGGCCCAGCAGAGCCAGGCCTTGCAGGAGCTGATCTCGGAGCTGGAGAGGAGGAGTCGGGGCTCAGCGCTGGAGCTGCTGCAG gAGGTGAAAAGTGTCCTGGAAAG GAGTGAGTCCTGGGACCTGAAAAAGCTGGACATTGCCTCCCCAGAACTGAGGACTGTGTGCTGCGTGCCAGGGCTGAAGAGGATGCTGAGGTCGTATGGAG TACACATCACTCTGGACTCACACACAGCCAATCCGTGGCTCGTCCTTTCAAAGGATCGGAGAAACGTGAGGCTTGGAAACACCCAGGAGAAAATGCCTGAAAATGAGGAGAGATTTGATACTTATCCCATGGTCCTGGGTGCCCAGCACTTCCACTCTGGAAAATTTTACTGGGAGGTAGATGTGACGGGAAAGGAGGCCTGGGACCTGGGGGTTTGTAGAGACTCTGTGCAGAGGAAGGGGCACTTTGTGCTTAGCCCAGAGAATGGTTTCTGGGCAATTTGGCTAtggaacaaacaaaaatatgagGCTGGCACCTACCCCCAGACTCCCCTCCACCTTCAGGTGCCTCCATGCCAAGTTGGGATCTTCCTGGACTATGAGGCCGCCACTGTCTCCTTCTACAACATTACTGACCATGGCTCCCTCATCTACACCTTCTCTGAATGTGCCTTCACTGGATCTCTGCGGCCCTTCTTTAATCCTGGTTTCAACGATGGAGGAAAAAATGCAGCCCCTCTAACCCTCTGTCCACTAAGGTTGGATTGGTAG
- the TRIM21 gene encoding E3 ubiquitin-protein ligase TRIM21 isoform X1 has protein sequence MASAMPLEMMWEEVTCPICLDPTVEPMSIECGHSFCHECISEVGKNVGSTCPVCRHNFMLRNLRPNRQLANMVDSLRKISQSAKEGTQGERCEVHGERLHLYCEEDGKVLCLVCSQSRKHRDHSTVPIEEAAQEYQEKLQLALGKLGTKQELAEKLEVDVATKRADWKRKVEMHKLRIHAEFMQQKNFLAEEEQRQLQKLEKDEREQLRVLGETEAKLAQQSQALQELISELERRSRGSALELLQEVKSVLERSESWDLKKLDIASPELRTVCCVPGLKRMLRSYGVHITLDSHTANPWLVLSKDRRNVRLGNTQEKMPENEERFDTYPMVLGAQHFHSGKFYWEVDVTGKEAWDLGVCRDSVQRKGHFVLSPENGFWAIWLWNKQKYEAGTYPQTPLHLQVPPCQVGIFLDYEAATVSFYNITDHGSLIYTFSECAFTGSLRPFFNPGFNDGGKNAAPLTLCPLRLDW, from the exons ATGGCCTCTGCAATGCCTTTGGAAATGATGTGGGAGGAGGTCACGTGCCCTATCTGCCTGGATCCCACAGTGGAGCCTATGAGCATTGAATGTGGCCACAGCTTCTGCCACGAATGCATCTCTGAGGTCGGGAAAAATGTGGGCAGCACCTGTCCTGTGTGCCGGCACAACTTCATGCTCAGGAACCTCCGGCCCAATCGGCAGCTAGCCAACATGGTGGACAGCCTTAGAAAAATCAGCCAGAGTGCCAAGGAGGGCACACAGGGGGAGAGGTGTGAGGTGCATGGGGAGAGACTTCACCTATActgtgaggaagatgggaaggtCCTTTGCTTGGTGTGTTCCCAGTCCCGGAAACACCGTGACCACTCCACGGTTCCTATTGAGGAGGCTGCTCAGGAGTACCAG GAGAAGCTCCAGCTGGCATTAGGAAAACTGGGAACAAAGCAGGAGTTGGCTGAGAAGTTAGAAGTGGATGTTGCAACAAAGAGAGCAGATTGGAAG AGGAAGGTTGAGATGCACAAACTGAGGATTCACGCAGAGTTTATGCAGCAGAAAAACTTCCTGGCGGAAGAGGAACAAAGGCAATTGCAGAAACTGGAGAAGGATGAGAGGGAACAGCTGAGAGTCCTTGGGGAGACGGAGGCCAAGCTGGCCCAGCAGAGCCAGGCCTTGCAGGAGCTGATCTCGGAGCTGGAGAGGAGGAGTCGGGGCTCAGCGCTGGAGCTGCTGCAG gAGGTGAAAAGTGTCCTGGAAAG GAGTGAGTCCTGGGACCTGAAAAAGCTGGACATTGCCTCCCCAGAACTGAGGACTGTGTGCTGCGTGCCAGGGCTGAAGAGGATGCTGAGGTCGTATGGAG TACACATCACTCTGGACTCACACACAGCCAATCCGTGGCTCGTCCTTTCAAAGGATCGGAGAAACGTGAGGCTTGGAAACACCCAGGAGAAAATGCCTGAAAATGAGGAGAGATTTGATACTTATCCCATGGTCCTGGGTGCCCAGCACTTCCACTCTGGAAAATTTTACTGGGAGGTAGATGTGACGGGAAAGGAGGCCTGGGACCTGGGGGTTTGTAGAGACTCTGTGCAGAGGAAGGGGCACTTTGTGCTTAGCCCAGAGAATGGTTTCTGGGCAATTTGGCTAtggaacaaacaaaaatatgagGCTGGCACCTACCCCCAGACTCCCCTCCACCTTCAGGTGCCTCCATGCCAAGTTGGGATCTTCCTGGACTATGAGGCCGCCACTGTCTCCTTCTACAACATTACTGACCATGGCTCCCTCATCTACACCTTCTCTGAATGTGCCTTCACTGGATCTCTGCGGCCCTTCTTTAATCCTGGTTTCAACGATGGAGGAAAAAATGCAGCCCCTCTAACCCTCTGTCCACTAAGGTTGGATTGGTAG